DNA from Podarcis muralis chromosome 13, rPodMur119.hap1.1, whole genome shotgun sequence:
GATGGGGAAGGCTCTGGAAGTCAAGGCTTCATAAGCaatggttgagagagttgggcatgtttagcctcgATAAGAGGAggctaagaggagatatgatagccattttcaaatatctaaagggctgaggCCACAGTAGGAGAGGGGTGGGATGCAGCTGGAGAAATATCTAAGTGGGAACGGCACTTATAAGTTGGGGGTCAGATCCGCTGCCCGGTGGATTGGGCAAATCTTGACACCTGACGTAGTCTCCTCACATGGCCTAATGGgcaggcaagccctgcttttagtCAAAAAACCCTGTTTTAGGGCAGGTAGCCATTCTTTGGGTGCTTCCAAAACATCAGGGACTTTGGATACAGATCTCTGCACCTAGCAGACAACAGAATTGTTTTGCAACCATGAAGGTCTGGTATACGTTCCTCTGCAGGTCAATGTGTTAATGACATACGTACTTGATCTCTGCCCCATGGATGAATTTATTGGTCAACGGAGGGACATCTTAAGCATGAGCCACTCATAAAAAAACTAGTTTTGCTACCTTCTCCTGAAATTTCCTGCTTATCTTCCCTGCTTTCTCGCAACTGATTTTACAGCTTTTTGCTTTGTCTCTCATTTTCAGGATCTGGTCTTTGGCTGGTTTTTccccttttattatttattaaaccagtgaagaacatcagaagagccctgttggatcaaccACAATAGGTCAGCTTCCCGTTCTCGGAGTGGCCAACAGATGCCTGTCAGTAAATACTGGTGCATAGAACCATAGCCAGGTTACTTGGATTACCTGAGTTTATGAAAAAGTGAATTAATTATACAATGCATATCTATGTCCCATCCCTGAAGCCAGTGAGTTAAGTAACTAGATGACACAGGACATCTTCCAGCCCTATGTGAAGATCCTGGGTATTGAACCTGGGGTGTTCTACATGTAGTGCAGGTTCCCTGCCATTGGGCCATCACCCTTCTGGAAGCAGGAGGCAAGAGAGAATGtatgctcaacaaacaggtcatctgcaagggacCAGAGGCAACATTTCCAATGTGACTAGGGGGGAATGCAGAAATATCAAGGGGCAACCCCATGGATGCTCTGTGGGAGGCTACTCTCAGCATTCCAACTTGGTCTTAAACAGAGGTATGCTTGCTATGAGAGGGTCCTGTTTGTCTGCCCTCTTGCAATAAAATTCTGCATACCTTTGGATCTGGAAAGCAGCCAGGAAATGCTGCCCATCTGGATCCACAAGACCAGGTGTGTTATGTGCGCATGTGATTAGCCAGGATCTTTCAGGACCCACCTCTACAGCCCCTCACACCAGCTATTTAATAAATGGCTGCAGCACTTCAGAGCACTAAGTAGAAGAAAGATGGAGCAAATCCTCTTGTTCCTCCTGGTCTGCATATGTGAGCAGGGGCTTTCAGCCCCAGCTCCAGTTGGTGAGTATTGAACAGTTTGCGCTTGGTAATGGTTTCTTTTAAACAGAACATTAGTGTCTAGAGCAAGTGTGTCCAAGGTGTCCAACAGACTGTCCAAGGTTCTCGCAGTACAAATATCAGGAATGTGTGGGTTGGCGTAATTAATTGGGAGGGAAAACAACACAGTGAGACCTAAGCTTGCTGAATTGCCACAGAATGTTGACTGACTGTTGAGGGTGTGGGAAATGGAAAGCACACAGGAGACGGAATAGAATGGAGTGTCCTGCAGGAGGGCATTTAGAGGATGGCAGAGAAATATCGTCTTTGCCTGACCTATACCAGGTGAGTCAATTTCTGACTGGCTTTTGCTGTAACTAGATAAGAAAACAGGTTTTTCTGTAAGAAATATGCATTGGGAATAGGTTGGTGCAAGGACGCTGAACAACAATTAACCAAGTGAGAGAACTAACTAgccatttctttcttccttctaAAGAGGTCCATGGAATACTTCCCAAGAGCAAAACTAAAGGAGTTGATTTCTGTGGTGTGGACAAGTATTACTACATTGTCCGTTCCGACCTGGGCTGCTACTTGAGATCTACTAATTTCAATGCAGGCAAAGACCTGGAGATATTTGGTCTTCACAATGCTGTCCGTGGTGGAGACCACTACCTGGCCCATAGTGATGACTTATTTTATGTTATCAAGGGGGACTCTTACCGCCGAGTAAGCAACCTGAACACTGACAGTGGTAGTGTGGTCTACACTCTCCATCGCAACTGCCAAAACGGGGACCATTACTTCTCCCATGATAAGTACTTTTACATTATATTCAAGAAGAAGGGGGTGTACCGCCGTGTCACCAATATGCATGAAGACCTAGATGTCGTTCAGAAACCCCTTCACCCAAAGGTCAAAGACGGTCTGTATTACTGGGGAATCAAGGATCATATATACCTTGTGAAACCAGGTAGCAAATGGGGAGTTGAGTATCATCGAATGGATGACTTTTCAAACGCAAACCCTTCCACATTTTCCTTCCATGCTAGTGTGCTCAACTTCCTCCCTGGAGGCGTGTCTATAAATCATGGTAAAGCATTTGGTGTATGGCACTCTGTCAAAACCTTCAGAAATGATGCCAAAATAAGTGTTTTTTGGGAACAGCAAATTGTTAGGAAGGTTGGATATGAGAAGAAAGAGATGCACAGCATGGAACACAACTGGAAAGTATCTTCGAGTGTTACAGTTGGGGCAGGAGGTCTCACTAAATTACTGTTGAAGGCACAAATTTCCCTGACTGCTGAATATGGTGGGACGAAGATTGACAGCAAAGACGAAGCATGGAGCGAAgcaactgaagtctctgaaaaaGTCAGCTGCACTCTGCCTCCGAATGCCACCATTTATTTCTGGCAATACAAGCTGGGTTTGGGCAACGTTGACGTATTGTACTGCCGTGACCTGGCTTTTACTGATAATTCTAACCCACCTACTTATGTCCCATTGCCACCGGCAGCTGATTAACCCCAAATAACATACCAATAGGCTGCCACTTCTTTCCTATGGTTTACGGTATTTGAAAATTGTCTCTGTTCAGGCTCTTGTACTTTACCACCTGTATTTTTCTTTACCTGCTTTCATTACTTTGGGGAGGGTTCATAGAACAATGGAAGCACATATACTTTGCATTCAGATGGACTCAGGTGCAGACGCTTTCTCTGAAATCCTCGAAAGCCACTATCAGTCTCTATACACCAGGTGTGGGAAAATTTTGGCTCTctgcagatgtttctgaactacatcACCCAACAGGCCCAGCCGTTCCCAGTTTAGCTAATACTGAGCTGgacggatcaatggtctgactgagTATAAGACAGTTCCCTATATTCCTAAATTCTAAAGCTCCAGAAGTCAGAATGGGAGTGAACATCCATTACCTTTAGGTGGGGTATGGCAGAGTTGGTTGACGAATGAATGCAAAGAAACCTCTTTTGAGAGCATGGATTCTTTGGATTCTAACCAAAGGTTAGAAAGATAGCTGCAGTGGTTTTTCTACTAGGGCAGCACTTCCATTTTGGGGGTATGCCAAAAATGAATCATTTCATGTGGGTAGTTGGCCTGAAACACAAAGGGGTACACTTCTGGGACTGCCACTTCCTCAGCCAGTGGTGGGGGATCCTTTAACCCACAGGCCTAATTCAGTTTAAAAGAGTTCCTAATTCAGCCCACAAATCCATTTCCAAATTTACCTGCCCTATAACTGATGGCATATATGGAAATTTTCCGAAGTCATAAAGCTCCTAGTGAGTGGCTTCTCTTTGTCCTCTCCTGCTGGAAAACAAATGCCTACAAGGGACTGAGCTTTAGTGCAGGCCCAATAGTTACAATTTTTGATCTTACATTGGAATCCTGCAGAGTATGAGGCAATCATTTCCTGGCTGTATGCTTATGACTGCAAAAGTGAATACGTAAAGTAGCACCAGTCTTGGATTATCTCCTCTTAGGGCTCAACTAAATCTCACAGCAAATCTCACCCAtggttttccttcttctttcttaaaaaataataatcagaatgaGCACTACAAAAATGTTCATCATTCTCTTTCTATTTCAGATTTTGAAATATCTTCATAATCCCTTTATTTCATAATTTCCATCAATATTTCATTAATCTGGGATTCGT
Protein-coding regions in this window:
- the LOC114583321 gene encoding uncharacterized protein LOC114583321; the protein is MEQILLFLLVCICEQGLSAPAPVEVHGILPKSKTKGVDFCGVDKYYYIVRSDLGCYLRSTNFNAGKDLEIFGLHNAVRGGDHYLAHSDDLFYVIKGDSYRRVSNLNTDSGSVVYTLHRNCQNGDHYFSHDKYFYIIFKKKGVYRRVTNMHEDLDVVQKPLHPKVKDGLYYWGIKDHIYLVKPGSKWGVEYHRMDDFSNANPSTFSFHASVLNFLPGGVSINHGKAFGVWHSVKTFRNDAKISVFWEQQIVRKVGYEKKEMHSMEHNWKVSSSVTVGAGGLTKLLLKAQISLTAEYGGTKIDSKDEAWSEATEVSEKVSCTLPPNATIYFWQYKLGLGNVDVLYCRDLAFTDNSNPPTYVPLPPAAD